From Daucus carota subsp. sativus chromosome 6, DH1 v3.0, whole genome shotgun sequence:
TTCTACAATTCTGCATGGCCTTTAGCAGTCCTCCATCTCGCTAATTAAATTGACAGGTGACTAGACCAGTAGACCTTTACCTACAGAATAGTTACACTTAATATCTTACCATTTAAAACCTCTATAACAGCAAATTCTAAAAATCACCCTGAAAATATAAACCAACTATTATCAACCATTAAAAGAACTTACCTAGCGGCCAAAGAATGACGGAAAAGCTTGTCCTGTGGACCCCAAACCAGAAGACTGAGGCCTTGCAGCAACTGCTGCCGTTGACCCGGCAGAAGATCCCAGCTGACTTTGATAAGCACCTAAACCCTGTAAAGAACTTTGAGCAGCATAACTAGCTATCACACTCGGACTAACGCTGTTAATCCCATAATTCCCACTAAACCTGACAGTTTGAGGATTCACTCCAAGAGACGTAGCGAGACCACTCTGATTTAAAGCCATCATCGGATTAGCCAACCCAAACCCTGGATTTTGTCCCATCAACCCAACAGCAGGATTCACATAGAATCCCGGATTAACACCCACATTATAATTCATAGCACTATTAATATCAGTCTGTGGAATTCCACCAAAACCAGCAGCCACATTACTCAACACCCTCGCCTGGTTTTGATTCTTATTATTCTTCAAACCATCCACCGCAAGCCGACACTCTAACCTGCAATTATCAAACATCTTAACCGGCTCCTCCAAAGCCTTCTTACACCCATCAGcatttttataaacaaaaatactaAACCCCTTAAACTTCCCTGTAACCGGATCCATGCCTAAAGGCCCTTCCTCCAACTCCCCAAACTTCCCAAAAAACAACTTAAGCGCATCCGGACTCACATGAGCACCCACATTAGCCACGAAAATCTTCCTCCCACTCGGGTCCTGAACCCCATTCGTCCCAGGCGGTCCAGCAGACGCCAGCTGGCATGAAGTCATCCGATTCCCAATCTTCTTCTGCTTCTCCTTAAGCGCCTTCAACGCCGACTCACGAGTCTTATAAAGAATAAAAGCAAAACCCTTGACTCTCCCAGTCGCCTTATCAGTAGGAACCTTACAATCCTCAATTTCCCCAAACTGACTAAACGTCGAGAACACCTGATCAGAAGTCGCATCCCAACCAAGACCATGAACAAACACCTTCCGATGAGCCGGGTCAGATTCAGCAAACTCAGTAATCCTATCTAGCAATTTCTTATCCTTCAGCGCAGCGATTTTCAAAAACTCAATAATCTGGTCCTTACTAAACGGCTGAAGCAATTCATTCAATTTCTCCGTTTTCACCGCTTCatcttcttcctcctcctcctcctcctcttcaACTTCTTCTTCCGATTCTTCCTCCTCCTCTTCTTCTATGACGGCTGGCTCTTCTTGTTTTTccttctctttctctctttgTTCTTCAATTTTGGGGATTTTCTTAGAGTTTTGTTGTTGGGGTTCATCTAATTGGGGCtttgaagaagatggtgtaGAGATTGACTTTCTCTTCTTCGCCATTGATGTACGACGCAATTAACAAGGCTAGGGTTTGTTGATAATTGGGGATTGTGTTGCCTCTGTGCTCTCTCTTCCCCAATTGGGTTTATTAGGGTTTTGTCCTTTAGGATGGACGGATAGTTATGTAAATCAATTTAGGGTTTATTTTATACCGACTAGAGTCCATcattgtttttgtatattttatttttttattttggctATGTATTTCTGTTACGCTTTATTTCCTTCTTATTATGATttagattttaaagatttaattaaaaataatatccaatctttaattttatcattttgtattaatacaggttaatattaaatttacagGAACATAGGTtctttaacatattttattagtctttatatagaaatatttttttgaaatagtgACATACATAATCGATATCATAAGATGgtataaaaaattgtttcaaaaaaaatgatatataaaattcttGATCTCGATATTTCGTGAAATCGTTAAATATATATCAAACCTCGCTCTCACGGGACAATTTTTCGTCAATGGTTATATGAATTTGTATTACCTTTTATCCATCCATCgtatcaataatcaataatcaataaactTATATAAAGCAGAAGCGAAGGGCGTGTAAGTGGTGcgtctcacatcgctccgttctatttttctaattttttttcctaagaAGCTATTGTTCGTGTTCTACACATACGACGGTGAGAGACCGAATACGCTTTATAAACAATGAGTTACACTATTATAGATATTTTGAATGATGATACAGATGATTGATCGACAAGAGCAAGAGTTTGTCGTAGTGGGAGTAGACTGCTATCtaatgaatttaaattgataCTTTTGCAGAcaaccaataaaaaaaattggaggaatgcATAGATTGGAATTGATACACCGCGACATGATTGATATTTGTATAATCAAAACATAATGTTTATTCTATTAAAACTGGGGATATTCTATTAAAACTGGGGATGAACTGGGAATGTTTCGAAGTTTGATATTTGTATAATCAAAACATAATGTTTATTCTATTAAAACTGGGGATATTCTATTAAAACTGGAGATGAACTGGGAATGTTTCGGAGTTGCATCTTTAACATCTTTTTGACTTTTACaacattttaaaattagatgaactaATATTGACACTGCCATTTCTTCTATTTAAATGAAGCTATAAATTATTGATGCCACACAATTATCATATTCTCATAATATTTAGGTTTCTGACAAGCGAAAATACTCCCATGTGCTACACCAATGTCAATTTATTCAAAAAGGTTGGGCTCGTTCCATTGGTTATCTTTCATGCTTATTATTCCAGGAACAAAACCTGCAAGTCTTGatctttttccttctttgaCTACCCCTTTTAATGCATTCTCTTCTTTGTTTTGATGAACAATGCAACTTCAGAAGACGGTAATAGCAAAACAAAATGCAGCCGAAAAAGTTCAAGTGCTTAACTAGCAACACCGGACTACCAAAGTTACAAGTTCAGCAGCAGATGCTGCTAACTTACTGGGCAGCCAAAAGGTCTGCAGTTGATATACGTGCATACTAAAATTCATAGGAGGAGCCAAGAGCTCAGTTGCTACTTAAAAACTAACTTATCAGCAGCACTAAACGAAGAACATAGAGCAGCAAACATTTTTGTGCAGCTTTGGAAGTTCAGGCACAGGTGGCGCTCCAACACCAGTAACACCTCCGTGGGACGAAGACGTCTCTGACATTTCATCAAACTTCTTGAATAGCGAGACTAGGCTGGCCGCCAAGTGTGCGTAGCGGACAGGTGCAACTGCAAATGAGAAGGAAGAAAAAACATCGTCAGATGAATGGTTAAACAACCTGTATGCAGAAACAACCTGTATGCAGATATCACTTTTTTATTGCATTGGTCGTAGATTATCACCTATGGATATCGCATTGTTGCTTCTCTGGTAGCTGCATCATCATGTAAGAGAAGATATTAGCAAATAATGAAACTGTCTTGAGACACTGTTAAAAAGAGTAATAAAGTGACCAACTTACACATAGGACAAGGCATGAACAAGTTCCTGAAGGTCATCAGCTGAAAAACCAATCTCATCGTATAAAACATGGTAATGAGTTGGCCTTGTTGTCCCCTAGACAGATTAATCAACAAGCAACTTAGGTTTGAAAAGGAAAACAGAAGTAGGCAAAACAAAGAACCAAACGTCATGACACAGCcagataagaaaaatattaggTGTCTTATTCTTGTTGTATAGCAATAGACCTGAAGCGACTACAGTTTCAATATTCCATATTACTCTGCTACTAAGTATCATATCTGGACCCTGGCAGTCATACATATCTGTCACACCACCTCAGGTTTCAGTTTTATCAAAAACCAAAGAGTCAATCAAACAAGAGTAGCATTTTAAATTGCTTTAAGCCACACTTATCTATTGTAATTGCGAATGTAATAATATGGATGTTGCTGTGGTGAAGGGGCTCAAATGTCATGTAATACATTGAAGGAAAGATGGTCCTTAACTAGGTTTTGACTTTCATGGCAAATGAGGTTTTGTCTTTCTTGAGTaagaatataattttgttttcagcATCTGTTGTAGGAGGGCAGGGAGTGGCAGCCTGCCTTTACTTGACGTTTGGGTAAGTCTTATCCCAAAAGCTATAACTTCTAGTGATGAGAGAAACTACACTAGCACTTATTACCATCACAGATACACTATTAAAGCTAGCTGCTGTTGTTGACATGGGCTACCTAACAAATGAACCATACCCTAGACAATAGTGATGAGAATAATAGAACTATTATTAACATATAGAAGCTTAAAAACTCACTATCATCCCAGCATGTGCACACATGTAGAAGTCATTGTTAGATGGGTGACAGACTTGTGTATCAATAACAGTTCCTGCAGGGAGTAAAAACTTATagatttagaagaaaaaaaattgtcccagaAAAGGTTTTAGAGGGAGGAAGAATTTATAGTACTTACCAGGAGGAACATTGTCTTGAGATCCTTCTAGGAAGAACTTCGTGTGGTGGTTCTTTTGAGCAACAATCAAAGTGAACTGTGGTGACCAATTTTCATCTAGGAACTTGCAAGCCTGAGAGAGCAAAGAACATTGAGTTCCATCACAAGACCAAAAAGAATCCAAAGCTTATTCACAAAAGGTAAAAAATGCTTTTGGGAAGAAAAACCTCAATTATCTGATCCAGCTCCTTGTTTAGAACCTGGTTGAATTGTGATTCGCTGACACCATCCCTATAAAGTGAAACAAACTACATTACTACACAAACCAACTGCAAAGTTTCAGTAACTTTATAATGGCTGCCACACATGTACCTAATCAGAAAACTTCGAGCTACTTCAGGCTAAAATTAAAACTATGATTCATTGTTGATAACTCATGCCTAAGTTAGAAGATAGCC
This genomic window contains:
- the LOC108227772 gene encoding UBP1-associated protein 2A, with product MAKKRKSISTPSSSKPQLDEPQQQNSKKIPKIEEQREKEKEKQEEPAVIEEEEEEESEEEVEEEEEEEEEDEAVKTEKLNELLQPFSKDQIIEFLKIAALKDKKLLDRITEFAESDPAHRKVFVHGLGWDATSDQVFSTFSQFGEIEDCKVPTDKATGRVKGFAFILYKTRESALKALKEKQKKIGNRMTSCQLASAGPPGTNGVQDPSGRKIFVANVGAHVSPDALKLFFGKFGELEEGPLGMDPVTGKFKGFSIFVYKNADGCKKALEEPVKMFDNCRLECRLAVDGLKNNKNQNQARVLSNVAAGFGGIPQTDINSAMNYNVGVNPGFYVNPAVGLMGQNPGFGLANPMMALNQSGLATSLGVNPQTVRFSGNYGINSVSPSVIASYAAQSSLQGLGAYQSQLGSSAGSTAAVAARPQSSGLGSTGQAFPSFFGR